In the genome of Vanessa cardui chromosome 11, ilVanCard2.1, whole genome shotgun sequence, the window cgccttcaaaaatgaactaaaaagaaaaaaaataatcagttacatccatatccattttacgattttttaatcacctctcaaagtcggtaaCTTTCACTTTCCCAGTGTTCAATATATAGATTTCATTGAAGTTTATaacttcaattcaattcttagtttaatggcttatataaacatataagaaaaaaaaaacgtttggtgtgctaccgccaaacagcaaagtttaatattgttttgtttcagcAAAGAAAACCAGTGCATTTATAAGCATAAAGGACATACCTAAAAATTTAGCAAATATAGTACCAACGGTAGGTAAAGCATTATGCGTTGTATTGTATCAGTtgtgtctatgggtggtggtaacCATCAGGTATCCGATTTGCAACTCCGCTTATCCATTCTACAAAAATGTTTgtcatttttaacttaaatctTGCGACAAATATTGAAACGCTTggtaatttttttgaataaatggtGTCTCCCGCACTCACATGCAAATAATGTGTGTACGGGATGGATGTGAGTGCGATAATAGGCGCTTGGCCGCCACATAAACAAATTTTCTGTCTCAGCTGGGGTTGTCTATtggtcaataaaattatttgcattGTATTGTACAAAGTAATGGAATACTTTTCAAAGGAGATCAATGTCaacttgaaataaaagtttTGACAAATGACAGCTCAGTGGGAAAAAAATCACCAAAGAGTATTTATCCATTACATTTTACGTTAAAATTTACAAGGAACAAGTAATCGGTAAATGACAAACGTGAAAGATAATGACTTCCACTGTTTACGAATTACttgtatatttgtaaaacaGTGTGTGTTtgcttaattttatatgatttattttacatcTGGGTTACTTATCGTATTAGATGGCGTTTCCTCAACCTAATGCACAAAGAGGTTAGTAAGgtttttgtttactttactACAAACCAATGTCTAGGCAGGAAACatcatttaagttatttatatatttacttctaGAACTAACCAATAGAAAGATATTAGAGGAACTTCAGCTTAAAAAGCAAATGCTTTTGAAGCAGGGAGCTGTGGCGCCTCTTACTGCCACTACTATTTCCTTGACCCAACCAAGTCCTGTAAGCCAGCTGCCTATGTGCTCTATTCCTCCACTTTCTGCTACAGCTGTGAGTGAACttacttcttttaaataattaaatttaaatcattgtacagtagaatacaaaattgtttgtaatttgattaaattttaaaataggttaaattttttgtttgtgttttcaGGGTTTTCCACAACTACCTgaagctaatattgtaaatacaagTCATAGAGCTGCTTTACAGCACGCAAACGCAACATCTTGTGGTTACTTTGTTTCACAAGATTCTTCTTTTGGTAACCAAATACTACCAGTTTTACCAAGATTTGATAAtaagtgaaattaaaatgtcTGCACTTATGAAACTGAAAACTCTTGAGGGTCATTTAGGTGCCCTTTCTGGATTTTCAGAACCTAAAATAGAGCTTGAACAATATGAAACACCAGCACATATAGCTGCTGTGGCTCTTTACACCATGCAGGTCTGTATTCGGTAGTTTATCCtgatattaattactattagttagttatttattaaagtatcttTCTGATCAGAGGTGTTAGAAAACATACCTTAATTTTTCATGAGCCAAGTAATAAGCTACTAAATGCTTTATTATGTACTAAAAAACTTTCTTGATGAATTCAATTCtacttataatacaacactattgcacttaactatttataaagtACCGATAATAACATTACCAACTTTCAAAATACTGCTTTTAGGCCAACCTATAttgaatatcataaattatgCAACTTTGATAAACAATAcagtatgaaatatataagatgAAATACCAATAGTGAGTTAATATATTGTACTCTACAGTTATGTCTATGGACATAAaaactttacataaaaaaatttaagcatGTTTTCACTTATAAACTAAGATATTaagtatcaacaacaacaaaaacaaccacagcctgtaaattcccatctgctgggctaaaggcctcctctccctttgaggagaaggtttggaacatattccaccacgctgttccaatgcggtttggtggaatacacatgtggcagaacttctatgaaatttgtcacatgcaggtttcctcatgatgttttccttcaccgctgagcacgagatgaattataaagacaaattaagcacatgaatcagcgttacttgcctgggtttgaacccgaaatcattggttaagatgcacgcattctaaccactgggccatctcggctctttaagTATCATTTAGATATAAATGATTTCCTTAAATACAAaccctaattattatttttttcccaCTTATAGACTCAGTATGAAGCTCTTGAGAATAAATTAGTCCTAGATGCTGGTTGCGGGCCGGGTATGTTGGGCATTGGTGCATCACTATTGGGAGCAGGAATGGTTGTAGCGATGGACATTGATGATGGTGCTTTAGAGGTATTACAAGAAAACATTGAAGAAATGGAAATTCCTAACATTGATGCTGTTCAATGtgattttcttaattcaaaaCATTGTAGGTATGTGTAACAAGCAaagcatatatttaaatttagataaaatatggTTTTGAATAATAAAGTCAATGAGAGAAAAAAGAAACACAGACCCAAAaacttaaaagattttattaatatactccGGTTAATTTGGAATTTCCCCATTCAGTTCTCATAAAAACTGAGTGAACTTCAGTTTGAGTGGAGCTCTCGGCAGTTAAATAGTCACTGGTGGTTGCTAGTaagatattaatgtaaaataataaattatattttagatggGAAAATTATTTTGACTCAGTGTTAATGAACCCACCTTTTGGGACTAAAAATAATGCTGGTATAGATATGAAGTTTCTCAGGATGGGCTTGGATCTCGCTTGCGACAGTGTTTACTCATTACACAAATCATCAACAaggtattatttgttaaataataacaatccagcttattaaaattgtaaaagaagTTTGTTTATGTTactagataataaattaaatgttacgactgtttaataatcaatttagaAAGAGTATAAGTTGCCTAAAAATGCTGAATTGTGCAAATAGTTTATGgacttatttgaattaaattttacaactaacttataacataaaagaCTGTAAACTATAGAAATTTTCAGTGCTATATTGTTGATTGATTTTTCAGATAATTAGGAGTTTACAATTATTCATTGGtatactatctatatatatatatttttataaactagcTATCAATGACAGTCTCAAGCAAtcgaaataattcaatatttatagtaattctatttatattagcCATTTTTTTACAGAACTCatatacaaaagaaaattaagGAATGGGGAGTAAAAGGAAATGTCATTGCAGAACTTCGCTACAACTTACCAGCAACTTATAAATTCCATAGACAACAAACTAGAGACATTGCCGTCGACCTATGGAGGATACATCATGTACAatcatgaaatataaaaatatgtgacCGAAAATTGTCAAtatcaatgattttttaaataaataggcatcttttaaaatattgtaaatataatgcactttggaaaaataaaacatttttttataagaaacatttattttaaagtttatcaGTCTTCACCCAGCTTACAATCGAGCTTTGAATATGATTAGTAAAATAAGCTTTAAgcttcataaattaatataaaatgctgCAAATACTCAATGgaacaaaaatatcttttaaacgtatatttaaataatttagtcgATATATTGTCCCATATCAACCTCTCAACATAGAACCACACTCGTGGAAAAAGTATATACGAAATGTCATATCACTAATCTCCAAACTGAATATTCTGAGCGAGTTTGATGGTGCCGGAGTAGTTGATGGTGACGGTGGAACGGCGCATGTA includes:
- the LOC124533549 gene encoding rRNA N6-adenosine-methyltransferase Mettl5, whose translation is MSALMKLKTLEGHLGALSGFSEPKIELEQYETPAHIAAVALYTMQTQYEALENKLVLDAGCGPGMLGIGASLLGAGMVVAMDIDDGALEVLQENIEEMEIPNIDAVQCDFLNSKHCRWENYFDSVLMNPPFGTKNNAGIDMKFLRMGLDLACDSVYSLHKSSTRTHIQKKIKEWGVKGNVIAELRYNLPATYKFHRQQTRDIAVDLWRIHHVQS
- the LOC124533400 gene encoding SOSS complex subunit C homolog B codes for the protein MAFPQPNAQRELTNRKILEELQLKKQMLLKQGAVAPLTATTISLTQPSPVSQLPMCSIPPLSATAGFPQLPEANIVNTSHRAALQHANATSCGYFVSQDSSFGNQILPVLPRFDNK